GTCCTGTGACTGAGTGTCCTGTTCAATCCCTCTAAAAGCCGGCCAAGATTTCGATATTCGGCTCCGGTCTAGCCTCTCTTAACGCGGCATCGATTGAAAGAATCTGCTGTGTTTACACAAAGAGCCCGCCTCCTATGCCATTCCTGAGGCTAACCAGAGCCTCCGACCTTTCAGTCTTTTCTAGTTGCTTCGTCAGCGCTACATACAATCTGGGGAAATCCTGCTTGGTTGGAGATCCTCTAGCTACGCCTTGATCCCCTCAATTCATTAATCATGAAGAGGGCGGAGGTTGCAATAATGGCGAAACTGAAGAGCCCTGCAGCCAGAGCACGTGCAACTGTTGTGTCGATCCCGTACAGGTGGAGCCACTGTAAAACACCAACCACAATACCATTAATTGCGGCTTCGATATTTATGATCCAAGCCATCTTCGGAATTCGGGATCTGTACACAATCATAAGTAGAAGAACGGTAACACCTATCGACAGAGGCAAAACCACCATGATTAGCCCAAGCAGATCCATGCTATCCCATCCCCACACTTCTTACCCCCAGTATTTATTTCTTGCTGTTCTTCTCAGTTTCTTTATAGCGTGTCTCTCTTATCTCCCTAAGAGAGCCAAAAGCACTAGGTACCCCAGCAAGATGCCAGATAGGAGTGATGCTGCGATGATTAGACCACTTTTAACATTCTCTCCGAACCTTCTCAGCATTACAACCAGAACAGATATTAACACGAGATTCAGAATGAGTGACAGCAATTTCTCATTGATGACTGTAGCGAAGGCTTCAACTGTTTTCGCTGAGGCGAGGAAGTATGCGAATCCGATCACAAAAGCTGAGAGGTACGGTATGGGGAAATTCTGCATGGTGAGGATCCTCTAGCTACGCCTTGAACCCTTCGATTTATTAATAAAGGAGATGACAGAGGTTGCCAACAAAGCGAGAAAGGCAAAGAAGAAAAACAAAACAGAGTTAATCGCTGTTTTGACTCCGTATAGATTAAGGTAGTCTAGAGCACCCGCTACTATAAGGAAAACTGCGAGTTCAGCATTCATAATCCAATCCCATTTCTGAAATCGGGATCTGCGCACGATCAGGTACGGAAGAGAGATAATCCCGTACAGCAAAGCCAAAGTCGCTAAGATCTGATTTATCCTAAGCAGATCCATGTTATCCCACTCTTTCCAAAACTAAATTTTAAAAAATTTTTAAATTTTTACCAAAGTCTAGCGCATGCTATAGCTATCCGCCAAAATATCAAGTCTACCGCGAGACAAACATCCATTGCTGGACAGTCATGGTAGCAACTATTTAGCGCACCCCACAAACCGTAAACGGCGAAAATTATACAAGATATACATCCATATACAGATCCTATGCAACCCAATGTGCACCCCACTACTGCCGCATATAGAGAGGCACAGCATTCATATACGAGTTGCAACTGTGAGGCTCGGAGATCCAAGCACTCGAAAGTAATAATGTACGGCCACTGCAATGGAAACACGCAAACTGTGACTTCATCCATAACTGTGGCGATTCCTATGCCCACAGCGTTGTATTCGGCTAGATCTCTCTCAATTTTCTTCGCCAACTCGTTCAGCTCGATTTTAGCCTTGTTCCATATCCAGCTAGTGGTATCATTCCTCCTTATCTCGTCCAGCACTTCGCCGAGAAGCCTGTAGTGGTCTGCGAGAGTCGTCTTGTTGACGAGGAACACTACGTCAGCTACGGGCTGAGCTTTATCGTCCCTCGGGTCGATGTTGACGCGGTCACGAAGATGCTCGCCTTGTTTAGAGGTGTAATTGTCGTCACAATGCTCAGGTTGTACTAGTTGTGCTTGGCTCTGTAAACCAGTTACGTAGAAGCTGAAGTCCTCATCATAAACAGTGACTTTCAACAGCTCTAAGCTCCCCCTTCCAACTCGCGTTGTAGACCACATCGACGTTAAACGCTGTAAGGCGTTGCAGGACACGTACCGCCGCTGCATACATGAGCAGTCACTGCATGCTTTGCCTCCAAACTCCATCATCTGGTTTACCCAGGTTACGTTCAACAGTAGCTTTCCCTTTCCATCTATACATAGCTGATCGCAAGACTAGAGGTTTACACTCCATAAATTGTATCATCACCTAAAAGAGTTGTTTAGAGCGTCTAAACTTTTTCGATGACCTAAGAAACTATCTGTAGCTAGAGACAATGAGAATTTTAAACCCTTTGTCTATCTAGAGTAGTAATAGGCGTTTATCTCAATGTCATCAGAAATGATACTTAGATATGAGAGATCTGTTGACGCTTTCTACATAAAGCTGAAGGAGGACAGGATTGTAGAGAGTGACGAGGTTGCACCAGGGATAATCATCGATTACAACGATAAGGGCGAGATTGTTGGAGTCGAGGTGTTACAATTCTCGAAGAGGAGTATTGATATAAAGAAGCTGATTACAGAGGGTATAGAAGCACTTCTTATAGCAGTGCGAATACATTGTATATTCGCTACTCAGTACATGCACTAGAACGTATGCGACAGCGTGGAATTAACAGAAATCTAGTTGAAGCTCTGTATCGCTAACCCTGACAGATATGAATATTTAGACAATCTTCATAGATGTGTGAAGAAACTTAATGGAAAAGTACTAGTTATAATCTACAAAGGGTTTATGAAGAAATTTTTAATCGTAACGGCTTATATCCCAACAAAGGTTCATAAATACCTCAAATTAGATATAGAATAGGAACTAAGACAGTTTATAGGCTATGACTATGACATGGTTTATTAGGTATAATACTCCTTTTCTAAACCTAAAAATATGTAATTTGTTGTGATGCGCCATGCTAGTGCTATCTATAGATGTTAAGGATTTGAAAAGGTTTATAGAGTATATGAGGAGTAATAGTTTTAATGTTGTTGAGGATGTACATAGTGTTTTAGAGGATTCCTCTGAGCTTTTAGTGATGTATGTTTTTGATGAGAGGAATAGTCTTAGTGCTATCTTCCTTATCCACTATATAGATTCTCACTATGCCTCTATAGTTGATCTGCCTCAGGAAGCAGATGATATGGTGTTATTGAGGAGTCTTTTGGATGCTAATAGATCTGGAGATTTTTGGCGAGCACCAGTAGAACCTATATTGGCTGTTATCTTCAATGAGAATATTTTGAGGGTGATTAATAGATATAGTGATGAATATCATCCAAAATCTATTAAGTATGTAAATACATATCTATCTATATCCAAGAATGCAAATCTTTTAAAATCGTTGATAGATAGCTTTATATCTATGGCTAAGGATATTAGTAGGAGCCGTAAGATAGATAGCTATGGTTAGTAGCTATAGGATGCTGCTTAGATAGTTGTTGGCAATGTCTCTAGCTATCTTCTTTACAAGTGTTTTATATTCGTCATCAGCTCTATACCAATATATCGGTTTTTCAATACCTTTCAATGCCTTTATCATCAGCACTGTACATCTAACAACATTAGCTACATCGAGTATAAAGCTCTCATTTTCTAGAGGATCTTCATCAGAGGTGTGATATGCTAAAGCCCATGGGGGTATAACAACGCCCATACTATTCATTATCGCCATTAGATTTTGTATAACAGCTATAGAGCCTGTATCATTGCCTATAGCTATAAATGATGCTACCTTTCCCTCAAGCCTACTCCTACCCTCAGTAAATATAGCATTTTCAAATACTGTCAGCCTATCTATAAAGTTTTTCATAGGGCCTGGTACATTGTACCAATAGATAGGTGTTATAAAGATGATTCCATCGCTATTAA
Above is a genomic segment from Ignisphaera aggregans DSM 17230 containing:
- a CDS encoding NADPH-dependent FMN reductase (COGs: COG0655 Multimeric flavodoxin WrbA~InterPro IPR005025:IPR003680~KEGG: iho:Igni_0620 NADPH-dependent FMN reductase~PFAM: NADPH-dependent FMN reductase; NAD(P)H dehydrogenase (quinone)~SPTR: A8AA50 NADPH-dependent FMN reductase~PFAM: NADPH-dependent FMN reductase); this translates as MPLIRDGIRLLIASSSPREYGSVRIVAKIVEGFAKDIEGVEAIHIDVYDYDIKPCLGCVSDDVMLCRYPCVIEDDMRKLYEYIVNSDGIIFITPIYWYNVPGPMKNFIDRLTVFENAIFTEGRSRLEGKVASFIAIGNDTGSIAVIQNLMAIMNSMGVVIPPWALAYHTSDEDPLENESFILDVANVVRCTVLMIKALKGIEKPIYWYRADDEYKTLVKKIARDIANNYLSSIL
- a CDS encoding hypothetical protein (KEGG: dka:DKAM_1003 hypothetical protein~SPTR: B8D5E8 Putative uncharacterized protein), whose protein sequence is MLVLSIDVKDLKRFIEYMRSNSFNVVEDVHSVLEDSSELLVMYVFDERNSLSAIFLIHYIDSHYASIVDLPQEADDMVLLRSLLDANRSGDFWRAPVEPILAVIFNENILRVINRYSDEYHPKSIKYVNTYLSISKNANLLKSLIDSFISMAKDISRSRKIDSYG
- a CDS encoding Protein of unknown function DUF2283 (InterPro IPR019270~KEGG: ape:APE_0275a hypothetical protein~PFAM: Protein of unknown function DUF2283~SPTR: Q05E84 Putative uncharacterized protein~PFAM: Protein of unknown function (DUF2283)), coding for MSSEMILRYERSVDAFYIKLKEDRIVESDEVAPGIIIDYNDKGEIVGVEVLQFSKRSIDIKKLITEGIEALLIAVRIHCIFATQYMH
- a CDS encoding hypothetical protein (KEGG: ton:TON_0097 hypothetical protein AF1568~SPTR: B6YSP5 Putative uncharacterized protein); protein product: MNVTWVNQMMEFGGKACSDCSCMQRRYVSCNALQRLTSMWSTTRVGRGSLELLKVTVYDEDFSFYVTGLQSQAQLVQPEHCDDNYTSKQGEHLRDRVNIDPRDDKAQPVADVVFLVNKTTLADHYRLLGEVLDEIRRNDTTSWIWNKAKIELNELAKKIERDLAEYNAVGIGIATVMDEVTVCVFPLQWPYIITFECLDLRASQLQLVYECCASLYAAVVGCTLGCIGSVYGCISCIIFAVYGLWGALNSCYHDCPAMDVCLAVDLIFWRIAIACARLW